The DNA window CGGAAATCGGCGACATCACGCGGGTCAAAATCGTGTCGTCCGGCGCAAATTCGCTGGCAGGAGAAGTCATCCGCTGATCGCGCTGCGATTGTATTGGGGCGACTCACTCAATTTTCTGAACTGACCAAAGTTGCCAGTTCAGCGACAATCTGTTGAATTTCTGGTGAGTATCTCCAGCTCGGCCACAATATGTGGTGGATTTTGCTTCACAATTATCTCTTATTTTCCTAACCTTAGGTCAATTGGGTTATGGGTACTCGCCGATGCATGTCAGCGGTGCCAATTTTTTGGGGGAACTATGGTGAGGGATATCAGCGGTGTTTAGTTTCAAAATCAAGAGCGCTGTAGCGGCGCTTGCTGCCATTGTTGCGATTGCCGGGGTTACTGCCACCCCCGCCAGCGCACAGAACCAACGTACAGTTATCGGTGAGCGCTATGTGCCCACCATCTGGGTCGATCCTGATGGGTGCGAGCACTGGGTGATGGATGACGGGGCCGAGGGGTATATGACGCCGCACGTGACCCGTCAGGGCATTCCGGTCTGCCGTCGCGGCAATCTGTGCGGCACACTGCCTGCGGATCAGTTCTTTGCCACCGACAGCTTCCGTATCAGCTCGGCCGGTCAGGCGCGTCTTAAGGAGTTTTTCCGGACCACCCAGGCCAATGGCTATATCGTTACTGGCCATACCGACAGCCGGGCGTCGGATGCGTATAACCTGCGCCTGTCGCAGAACCGGGCCAATTCGGTCGCACGCGTCGGTCGCAGCACGGGCGCGCGCATTGTCGATGTGCGGGGCTACGGCGAGCGTGAT is part of the Falsiruegeria litorea R37 genome and encodes:
- a CDS encoding OmpA family protein gives rise to the protein MFSFKIKSAVAALAAIVAIAGVTATPASAQNQRTVIGERYVPTIWVDPDGCEHWVMDDGAEGYMTPHVTRQGIPVCRRGNLCGTLPADQFFATDSFRISSAGQARLKEFFRTTQANGYIVTGHTDSRASDAYNLRLSQNRANSVARVGRSTGARIVDVRGYGERDPRVPNTNASNMAQNRRVEIICVN